Proteins from one Triticum aestivum cultivar Chinese Spring chromosome 7A, IWGSC CS RefSeq v2.1, whole genome shotgun sequence genomic window:
- the LOC123151042 gene encoding uncharacterized protein — translation MDEQRIARISVTWRGRQLDVDADPSCTVKEFGQLLQDLTNVKPETLKLIVPQSVNKGSKLISPFSDPHSSLTLKEAAVSEGKPIRMMGVFEDEIEEVSDNGKRPDMRIIGFEEEEQRLRQRSSGRPRVSLKLPQGQYIFCDFRTLHLPGVELNPPPSEALKRMHMLACDPGIIAIMNKHRWRVGIMTEMAPVGYVGVSPKCILGFNKNMGEEISLRLRTDDLKGFRKYESIKKTLLHELAHMVHSEHDAHFFALNKQLNEEAASLDWTKSSGHVLSGRKIFDSYEDEFDLEPEAHVVGHKLGGGSSSLASARVLPGVAAYQRLLSASSTDMGSSHSSVTKSVEIYNVQGTQAEPDPDDAGQYFVQENVKTEPDPDDNDAMPVDVTIVTSGPAGFVASTEQNTIGYSEPVLDDVAKKSSVGYLEPDPDDSADVDMLNKDINGEHDNEPDPDDGTSEFVLESGNKMEVEMEPRTDSTVLKSEPDPDDSSSSIQTQKVSIDGKHMAEPDPDASSCGAVLTSGNKIQAEIGQSRNHSVLESEPDPDDNAANLKSDELQRIEEPVAALCSRLHKAIEMLRSQATPSEAASALQTLFKIIKNVIENPNDIRYRRLRKTNPHFQRSVANYKAAMEVLELIGFCEDVVSDEIGRAETYLVLKRNDPGLLWLAKSSLEVSMA, via the exons ATGGATGAACAGAGAATAGCTCGAATATCGGTCACTTGGAGAGGCAGGCAACTTGATGTTGATGCAGACCCAAGTTGTACGGTGAAGGAATTTGGGCAACTGCTCCAGGATTTGACTAATGTTAAACCAGAGACGTTGAAGCTCATAGTTCCGCAATCTGTAAATAAAGGTTCCAAGCTGATCAGTCCATTTTCAGACCCCCATTCAAGCTTAACACTGAAAGAAGCTGCTGTCAGTGAG GGTAAGCCTATTAGAATGATGGGTGTCTTTGAAGATGAAATTGAGGAAGTATCAGACAATGGCAAAAGACCAGATATGCGGATAATTGGATTTGAAGAGGAAGAACAACGGCTGAGGCAACGATCTTCAGGCAGGCCCCGAGTTTCACTGAAACTTCCACAGGGTCAATACATCTTCTGTGATTTTCGTACACTTCACTTACCCGGGGTTGAG TTGAATCCACCACCTTCGGAAGCTCTGAAAAGAATGCACATGCTTGCATGTGACCCTGGCATAATTGCAATCATGAACAAG CATAGATGGCGAGTGGGAATCATGACTGAAATGGCACCAGTGGGATATGTAGGTGTTAGTCCGAAATGCATTCTAGGCTTCAATAAG AACATGGGAGAGGAGATATCCCTTCGCCTACGAACTGATGATTTGAAAGGATTTCGGAAATACGAAAGTATCAAGAAAACTCTGCTCCATGAACTT GCGCATATGGTGCACTCTGAGCATGATGCCCACTTTTTCGCTCTTAATAAGCAG TTGAATGAGGAAGCTGCATCCTTGGACTGGACCAAATCAAGTGGACATGTGCTGAGTGGCCGCAAAATATTTGATTCCTATGAAGATGAATTTGATTTAGAACCGGAAGCTCATGTTGTCGGTCACAAACTTGGGGGAGGATCGAGTTCACTGGCAAGTGCCCGTGTGTTGCCAGGGGTAGCTGCTTATCAGCGTCTCTTGAGTGCATCATCAACAGATATGGGGAGTTCCCACAGTAGTGTTACTAAATCTGTGGAAATATATAATGTGCAAGGTACACAAGCTGAACCTGATCCGGATGATGCTGGTCAATATTTTGTTCAGGAAAATGTGAAGACGGAACCAGACCCAGATGATAATGATGCCATGCCTGTTGATGTAACAATTGTGACATCAGGACCAGCAGGTTTTGTAGCATCTACAGAGCAGAATACCATAGGTTATTCTGAGCCTGTTCTTGATGATGTTGCCAAGAAAAGCTCTGTTGGTTACCTAGAACCTGATCCTGATGATTCCGCAGATGTTGACATGCTTAACAAGGACATCAATGGTGAGCATGATAATGAACCTGATCCTGATGACGGCACTAGTGAATTTGTCCTAGAATCTGGAAACAAGATGGAAGTGGAGATGGAGCCGAGAACTGACTCCACAGTTCTGAAATCTGAACCTGACCCTGATGACTCCTCTAGCTCTATTCAAACCCAGAAGGTGAGCATTGATGGGAAGCACATGGCAGAACCTGATCCAGATGCTAGTAGCTGCGGAGCTGTTCTGACATCTGGAAATAAGATTCAAGCGGAGATTGGGCAGAGCAGAAACCACTCAGTTTTGGAGTCTGAACCTGATCCTGACGACAATGCTGCTAATTTGAAGAGCGATGAGCTGCAAAGAATAGAAGAGCCAGTGGCAGCCCTATGCTCGCGCCTCCATAAGGCTATTGAAATGCTCCGGTCGCAAGCAACACCTTCAGAGGCAGCCTCTGCACTTCAAACACTCTTCAAAATTATCAAGAATGTGATAGAGAACCCAAACGATATTCGGTATAGAAGACTGCGTAAG ACCAATCCTCATTTCCAAAGGAGCGTGGCGAATTACAAAG CTGCGATGGAGGTCCTCGAGTTGATTGGCTTCTGCGAGGATGTCGTTTCAGATGAGATTGGGCGTGCAGAGACCTATCTGGTACTGAAGAGGAACGATCCTGGGTTGCTGTGGCTTGCGAAGTCCTCCCTTGAAGTATCCATGGCTTGA